In a genomic window of Leptolyngbya sp. SIO1E4:
- a CDS encoding YebC/PmpR family DNA-binding transcriptional regulator: MAGHSKWANIKRQKARVDAVKGKVFAKLSREIIVAARTGVPDPAGNFQLRTAIEKAKAVGFPNDNIERAIAKGSGQLGSDEKLEAIRYEGYGPGGVAVLIEALTDNRNRTAADLRAAFSKNGGNLGETGCVGWMFEQKGVATVVGPVDEEALLEASLEGGAESYELMMIDEDQDGAEVYGDPNDLETLSNVLKENGYTLSQVENRWIPSNTVEVSDADHARSLLKMMDALEDLDDVQSVTANFEMTEELMAASFV, translated from the coding sequence ATGGCAGGTCATAGTAAGTGGGCCAATATTAAGCGTCAGAAGGCCCGAGTAGACGCAGTCAAAGGCAAGGTATTTGCCAAGCTCTCCCGTGAGATTATTGTTGCTGCTCGAACGGGGGTGCCTGATCCAGCGGGTAACTTCCAACTCCGCACAGCCATTGAAAAGGCCAAGGCCGTAGGCTTCCCCAATGACAATATTGAACGGGCGATCGCGAAAGGGTCAGGACAACTGGGTAGCGATGAAAAGCTAGAAGCCATCCGTTATGAAGGGTATGGGCCTGGGGGCGTAGCGGTACTCATTGAGGCCCTCACCGATAACCGTAACCGCACGGCAGCTGATCTGCGGGCAGCCTTCAGCAAAAATGGCGGCAACCTGGGGGAAACAGGCTGCGTAGGCTGGATGTTTGAGCAAAAAGGCGTGGCCACAGTAGTCGGCCCGGTGGATGAAGAAGCGCTGTTAGAAGCCTCCTTAGAAGGGGGGGCAGAAAGCTATGAACTGATGATGATCGATGAAGACCAAGACGGGGCCGAGGTTTACGGCGATCCCAACGACCTCGAAACCCTGAGCAATGTCCTCAAAGAAAACGGTTATACCCTCAGCCAGGTTGAAAATCGCTGGATACCCAGTAACACTGTAGAAGTGAGCGATGCAGATCACGCGCGATCGCTCCTCAAAATGATGGACGCCCTAGAAGACCTCGACGATGTGCAGTCCGTCACCGCTAACTTTGAAATGACCGAAGAACTGATGGCAGCCAGCTTTGTTTAA
- a CDS encoding rRNA pseudouridine synthase, with protein MEERLQKVLSQWGIASRRHAEVMIQSGRVRVNGQVAQLGQKAEPERDQIELDGQIISARNRPGYQYWLLNKPKQVMSSCQDPQGRKTVLEFLPEAIRRGQGIHPVGRLDFNSTGALLLTNDGDLTFRLTHPRHHLPKTYRVIVTGHPSPTIIRQWQQGIVLAGRRTLPAKVNILSTGSSKYTELEVVLWEGRNRQIRRVAESLGHPVKRLHRIEIGPIRLGQLAVGQVRALTAADLAKLRHTLDNG; from the coding sequence ATGGAGGAGCGGCTGCAAAAGGTTTTATCACAGTGGGGCATTGCCTCTCGTCGGCACGCTGAAGTGATGATTCAGTCAGGGCGTGTTCGGGTGAATGGGCAAGTGGCCCAGCTTGGGCAAAAAGCTGAGCCAGAAAGAGACCAGATTGAGCTAGATGGACAAATAATTTCAGCTCGAAATCGTCCTGGTTATCAGTATTGGCTGCTGAATAAACCGAAACAGGTTATGTCGAGTTGTCAAGATCCTCAGGGTCGAAAGACCGTTCTAGAGTTTTTACCGGAAGCTATTCGCCGAGGCCAGGGAATACATCCGGTGGGTCGTTTAGACTTCAACTCTACTGGGGCACTCTTACTGACAAATGATGGTGATTTAACCTTCCGCCTGACTCATCCCCGCCATCATCTTCCTAAAACCTATCGGGTTATTGTGACCGGGCACCCAAGTCCCACCATCATTCGTCAGTGGCAACAGGGTATAGTCCTAGCGGGTCGTCGTACGCTGCCGGCTAAGGTCAATATCCTCTCTACAGGATCCTCAAAATACACTGAGTTAGAAGTCGTTCTATGGGAAGGACGTAATCGCCAAATTCGTCGAGTGGCTGAGTCTCTGGGCCACCCGGTAAAACGGCTACATCGTATTGAGATCGGGCCAATTCGGTTAGGCCAACTAGCTGTCGGCCAGGTGCGCGCGTTGACAGCTGCAGATTTGGCTAAACTCCGCCATACGCTGGATAATGGCTAA
- a CDS encoding helix-turn-helix domain-containing protein has protein sequence MKKQSPDINQLHQEQLIHIGQLLREMRNEYALSYEDLAKKTLIRPSLLEAIETANVDQLPEPVYTRGLIRRYGESLGLDGETLASQYFTPPNSQKPHAFWRVSFAPQLRPMHLYVIYVFLIAIAISALSYTLKQTTYRTSTLPILSGESAEEAMMPEEGPRADAENSDTPDAGALPAAVANAPIRVAVEMQGQSWLRITSDGSVAFEGILKAGDSQIWTAKEQLKVRAGNAGGVVISFNEGTSKVLGQPGVVTEITYPPEDTAQLTAQP, from the coding sequence ATGAAGAAACAGTCGCCAGACATCAACCAGCTACACCAGGAACAGCTAATCCATATTGGCCAGCTTCTGCGGGAGATGCGCAATGAGTATGCGCTGTCTTACGAGGATTTGGCTAAGAAAACACTCATTCGCCCAAGTTTACTTGAGGCGATTGAGACGGCGAATGTGGATCAACTCCCGGAGCCTGTCTACACCCGTGGCCTCATCCGCCGCTATGGAGAAAGTTTAGGTTTAGATGGTGAAACCCTTGCCAGTCAATATTTTACGCCGCCTAACAGTCAAAAGCCCCACGCGTTTTGGCGGGTATCTTTTGCGCCGCAGCTGCGGCCAATGCATCTTTATGTAATCTATGTATTTTTGATTGCGATCGCCATCAGCGCCCTTTCTTACACCCTCAAACAGACGACTTATCGCACCAGCACGCTGCCTATCCTGTCGGGTGAGTCAGCCGAAGAAGCCATGATGCCTGAAGAAGGCCCCAGGGCTGATGCAGAGAATTCGGATACTCCCGATGCTGGCGCATTGCCTGCAGCGGTAGCCAATGCACCCATTCGAGTTGCCGTAGAAATGCAGGGGCAGTCCTGGCTAAGAATTACTTCAGATGGAAGCGTTGCCTTCGAAGGTATCTTAAAAGCCGGAGATTCCCAAATATGGACGGCCAAAGAGCAGCTTAAAGTTCGCGCAGGCAACGCGGGCGGAGTGGTTATCTCGTTTAATGAGGGCACCTCCAAAGTGCTGGGGCAGCCAGGGGTCGTTACAGAGATTACGTATCCTCCGGAAGACACCGCTCAACTAACCGCTCAACCTTGA
- a CDS encoding FAD-dependent hydroxylase: MTVVKDRPQAEKPASQPTHHYDLIIVGGSIVGLTLASALRCSGLTVVIVEAQTPEQAASRERAYAFSLASGEIFKKLGLWSTVSPRITHFDRVCLSDADYPVSVNFRPTDLGTEAVYYAAEHRVLMEALQASLVDRPTINYLAPATLEEVQYEPDQVRCTITQGNQVWRCTANLIVAADGARSRLRQQADIPTFGWQYWQACITTVLAPEKSHKNTAYERFWPSGPFAILPLPGDRCQIVWTAPRAEAESILQLPPDQFMAELKRRYGDQMGNLKILNKPLMFPVRLMQSRQYVQSRLALVGDAAHCCHPVGGQGLNMGIRDAAALAEVLVAADERGEVIGDLRVLKRYERWRQRENWFILSMTDFLNRSFSNNWLPLVWVRRLGIRVLESVPALKWLALTIMTGRFGRQPQISPGE; this comes from the coding sequence ATGACAGTAGTAAAAGATCGCCCCCAAGCTGAGAAGCCCGCGTCGCAACCGACCCATCATTACGATCTGATTATCGTGGGGGGCAGCATTGTTGGGCTCACCCTGGCCAGCGCTTTGCGATGTTCTGGGCTAACCGTGGTGATTGTAGAGGCTCAGACGCCAGAGCAGGCAGCCAGCCGTGAGCGGGCTTACGCGTTCTCTCTGGCCTCTGGGGAAATTTTCAAAAAGTTGGGGCTGTGGTCAACGGTTTCGCCGCGCATTACTCACTTCGACCGGGTCTGTCTTTCCGATGCCGACTATCCGGTGAGTGTAAACTTCCGTCCAACGGATTTGGGGACTGAGGCGGTTTACTACGCAGCAGAGCATCGGGTTCTGATGGAAGCGCTGCAGGCTAGCCTGGTGGATCGCCCTACCATTAACTATTTGGCCCCAGCCACCCTAGAAGAAGTGCAGTATGAGCCCGATCAGGTACGCTGTACGATCACCCAAGGCAATCAGGTCTGGCGCTGTACAGCAAATTTGATTGTGGCAGCTGATGGGGCGAGATCGCGCCTGCGCCAGCAAGCGGACATTCCGACCTTTGGCTGGCAATACTGGCAAGCCTGCATTACCACCGTTTTAGCCCCTGAGAAATCCCACAAAAATACGGCCTACGAGCGGTTTTGGCCCAGTGGGCCGTTTGCCATTCTGCCGCTGCCCGGCGATCGCTGCCAGATTGTGTGGACCGCCCCCCGCGCGGAAGCAGAATCAATCCTGCAGCTACCCCCCGATCAGTTTATGGCTGAGCTGAAACGACGCTACGGCGACCAAATGGGGAATTTGAAGATTCTCAATAAGCCGCTGATGTTTCCGGTGCGGCTGATGCAGAGCCGACAGTATGTGCAGTCGCGTCTAGCACTGGTGGGAGATGCGGCCCACTGTTGCCATCCGGTAGGGGGCCAGGGGCTCAATATGGGCATTCGAGATGCGGCCGCACTAGCAGAAGTGTTGGTGGCTGCCGATGAACGAGGAGAGGTAATCGGAGACCTGCGGGTGCTCAAGCGCTATGAGCGCTGGCGTCAGCGGGAAAATTGGTTCATTCTCTCAATGACGGACTTTCTCAACCGCAGCTTTTCAAACAATTGGCTGCCGCTAGTTTGGGTGCGACGACTAGGCATTCGAGTCCTGGAATCTGTGCCTGCCCTTAAGTGGTTGGCACTCACTATCATGACGGGTCGATTCGGACGACAGCCCCAAATTTCACCGGGAGAGTAA
- a CDS encoding ABC transporter ATP-binding protein yields MTHSATQQRSSYWHLLPFVRPHLGRFTIGSICIIGYVLSTVVLPYMAGQVALYIGQGNVQRIAYWLGLAAVVFLIRSIFQYWENIVMGRASLDVALDLRQAVYAHLHCLGLDYYERTKTGDLSYRLTEDIDRISEVMHKMSQQFVSCVLQLIAIPLYMLYLNWQLTLAGLILAPLMAWLIGEFGQRLLTLSRKSQNQISNLSALLTEVFSSMRLVQAFAAQDYEVRRFNQEAMHNRNARYRAERLKALQYPVVGFLEAISIMLLFFLGGWQIAQGNLTPQTFVSFLAAIALLLHPIDLVTQHYNEFKQTEASVERVFDLTETAPSLTEKPDATPLPAVTGKVEYHDLSFAYEPGKPVLQHLDLLVHPGEVIALVGASGAGKTTLVNLLLRFFDPDAGQVLIDGVDIREVTLDSLRRQIGIVPQDITLFSGNIAQNIAYGEIDPNYDRIEAAAKAANAHDFISQFSQGYHTWVGERGVNLSGGQRQRVAIARALYFDPRILILDEATSALDSESEALVQEALDRAMENRTVFIIAHRLSTVREADRIIFLEKGNIVESGTHKELLSYGQRYAQFYAQQFKP; encoded by the coding sequence GTGACTCATTCTGCGACCCAGCAACGCTCTAGCTACTGGCATTTGCTGCCCTTTGTACGCCCCCATTTGGGAAGATTCACGATTGGGTCCATCTGCATTATTGGCTATGTATTGTCCACAGTTGTGTTGCCTTACATGGCGGGGCAGGTAGCGCTGTATATCGGTCAGGGTAATGTGCAGCGGATTGCTTACTGGCTGGGGCTAGCAGCAGTTGTTTTCCTCATTCGCAGCATTTTCCAATATTGGGAAAATATTGTCATGGGCCGGGCGTCTTTGGATGTGGCGCTGGATTTACGCCAGGCGGTGTATGCCCATTTGCATTGTCTAGGGTTGGACTATTATGAGCGCACCAAAACTGGAGACCTGAGCTATCGCCTGACGGAAGACATCGATCGCATCAGCGAAGTCATGCACAAGATGTCTCAGCAGTTTGTCTCCTGTGTGCTGCAGCTCATCGCCATTCCCCTTTACATGCTCTATCTCAACTGGCAGCTAACGCTAGCCGGGCTGATTTTGGCCCCGTTGATGGCCTGGCTAATTGGGGAATTTGGCCAGCGTCTATTAACCCTATCCCGCAAGAGCCAGAACCAAATTTCTAATTTGTCGGCGCTGCTGACGGAGGTGTTTAGCAGCATGCGCCTAGTGCAAGCCTTTGCTGCCCAAGATTACGAGGTGCGGCGCTTCAATCAAGAGGCGATGCATAATCGCAATGCCCGCTATCGGGCAGAGCGGCTCAAAGCGCTGCAGTATCCGGTCGTGGGCTTTTTAGAGGCGATCAGCATTATGCTGCTGTTCTTTTTGGGCGGCTGGCAAATTGCCCAGGGCAACCTGACGCCCCAGACGTTTGTGAGTTTTTTGGCGGCGATCGCCCTTTTGCTGCATCCGATCGACCTGGTGACCCAGCACTACAACGAGTTTAAGCAGACAGAAGCATCGGTAGAGCGGGTGTTTGACCTGACGGAAACGGCGCCTTCACTGACGGAAAAACCGGATGCAACCCCCCTCCCGGCGGTTACTGGCAAGGTGGAATATCATGACCTTTCCTTTGCTTACGAACCCGGCAAACCTGTTTTACAGCATCTTGATCTGCTGGTGCATCCAGGGGAAGTGATCGCCCTGGTGGGGGCTTCTGGGGCGGGAAAAACCACTTTGGTGAATCTGCTGCTGCGCTTTTTTGACCCGGATGCGGGTCAGGTACTGATCGATGGCGTTGACATTCGCGAGGTCACCCTGGATAGCCTGCGGCGACAAATCGGCATTGTGCCCCAAGACATTACGCTGTTTTCGGGCAATATTGCCCAAAACATTGCCTATGGGGAAATTGACCCAAACTATGACCGCATTGAGGCAGCGGCTAAGGCTGCCAACGCCCACGACTTTATCAGCCAGTTTTCTCAGGGTTACCACACCTGGGTGGGGGAACGGGGAGTCAATCTGTCTGGGGGGCAGCGACAACGGGTTGCGATCGCACGGGCGCTCTATTTTGATCCCCGCATTCTGATTTTGGATGAGGCCACTTCGGCGCTGGATTCTGAATCGGAGGCGTTGGTTCAGGAGGCGCTGGATCGGGCCATGGAGAATCGCACAGTATTTATCATCGCCCACCGGCTCAGCACAGTGCGGGAAGCGGATCGCATCATCTTTTTAGAGAAAGGCAATATTGTGGAGTCAGGAACCCACAAAGAACTGCTGAGCTATGGGCAACGCTATGCCCAGTTTTACGCCCAACAGTTCAAGCCTTGA
- a CDS encoding right-handed parallel beta-helix repeat-containing protein encodes MQYLPLKFLGLVIGPLLLSAAVAQAQTPEAETPEGEAPEVEVLMVQPRGSAGYNTSGGGFDGFGYLEGFVPLFQTPGSDVWYLQGQGRLDNEGDLSGTMLFGYRRYAANSNQVWGGYIGYDGRATDDNYFNQLGVGVEMLGDVEVRLNGYLPIGNSRQLADSSSTSTGGNTVTESIFTGNSLLLAMGGGTTTTVREFEAAVGGVDLEVGTRLFDWEGGDLRGYAGVYYQDPAGASGVIGGRARLAARATRNINVGLALSSDGLFGTNVSFQIGATFGGAARGKTAETSNLALLGDFVQRQSTVIIDHQTDVEVVTIGSGTGDPIVATNPTTGLPWRFVHVTGGTTGGSGTAEDPFGQVTDAIADTQTNSGGSGNDVVYVQAGTNPGLDGFTIPDNVQVLSSGLPQTLNTTQRGGVTLPQSGSGVFPIVNGVASGVTVNGIDSMVSLGNNTTLSGFDIQGGVNYGVLVQDVSNATVVNNTISTTGSEANGVFVHAESAATNNITIADNTINTTGAGAEGILVRASGADAINIAISNNTITTSGDTAQGISMGNFDFGGANSVQVCVALSGNQVPTVGDFAFGASLGNNSGDPARFQIVNQAALLTDNTFVSVNPADITTNTMSFTAVAACP; translated from the coding sequence ATGCAGTATTTACCCTTAAAATTTCTAGGTCTCGTCATTGGGCCGCTCTTGCTGAGTGCTGCGGTTGCCCAGGCACAAACCCCTGAGGCTGAAACTCCTGAGGGCGAAGCACCTGAAGTCGAAGTATTGATGGTGCAACCCCGAGGCAGCGCGGGTTACAACACGTCTGGTGGCGGCTTTGATGGCTTCGGCTATTTGGAAGGGTTTGTTCCTCTGTTCCAAACTCCAGGATCCGATGTGTGGTACCTGCAGGGGCAGGGCCGTTTAGACAACGAAGGCGACCTTAGCGGCACAATGCTGTTTGGCTATCGCCGCTACGCCGCCAACAGTAATCAGGTTTGGGGAGGCTACATCGGCTACGATGGCCGCGCTACCGACGACAATTATTTCAACCAGCTGGGGGTTGGGGTTGAAATGTTGGGGGATGTGGAGGTACGGCTGAATGGCTATCTGCCCATTGGCAATTCTCGGCAGCTGGCAGATAGTTCTAGCACCAGCACCGGAGGCAACACCGTCACTGAGAGTATCTTTACGGGAAATTCTCTCTTGTTGGCGATGGGCGGCGGCACCACCACCACCGTTCGAGAGTTTGAAGCGGCTGTCGGCGGTGTCGATTTGGAAGTCGGTACCCGCCTATTTGACTGGGAAGGGGGCGATCTGCGCGGCTATGCCGGTGTTTACTACCAAGATCCTGCGGGTGCTTCGGGGGTGATCGGGGGTCGGGCTCGGCTAGCCGCCCGAGCGACCCGTAACATCAATGTGGGCTTGGCCCTTTCTAGCGATGGTCTCTTTGGCACGAATGTCAGCTTCCAAATTGGGGCAACCTTTGGCGGGGCTGCCCGGGGCAAAACCGCTGAGACTAGCAATTTGGCGCTTTTAGGTGACTTTGTGCAGCGCCAGAGCACGGTGATTATTGATCACCAAACAGATGTGGAGGTTGTCACCATCGGCAGCGGAACAGGGGACCCCATTGTGGCCACGAATCCAACAACGGGACTGCCCTGGCGCTTTGTCCACGTGACGGGGGGCACCACAGGGGGCAGCGGTACCGCAGAAGATCCATTTGGTCAGGTAACGGATGCGATCGCCGATACCCAAACCAACAGTGGAGGGTCAGGCAACGATGTGGTTTATGTCCAGGCAGGCACGAACCCTGGGTTAGATGGCTTTACAATTCCTGATAATGTGCAGGTATTGAGCAGTGGCCTACCGCAAACACTGAATACCACTCAAAGAGGGGGGGTGACCCTACCGCAATCAGGTAGCGGGGTGTTCCCCATTGTCAATGGGGTTGCCAGTGGCGTCACCGTGAATGGCATCGACTCGATGGTTTCCCTTGGAAATAACACCACCCTGTCAGGCTTTGACATCCAAGGTGGCGTGAACTACGGGGTGTTGGTTCAAGACGTCTCAAATGCGACGGTTGTCAACAATACCATTAGCACAACCGGTAGCGAGGCTAATGGTGTCTTTGTCCATGCTGAGAGCGCTGCTACCAATAACATCACCATTGCAGACAACACGATCAATACAACCGGAGCAGGCGCCGAGGGTATTCTGGTTCGGGCGTCTGGGGCAGATGCCATCAACATTGCCATTTCAAACAACACCATTACCACCAGTGGCGATACCGCTCAGGGGATTTCGATGGGGAATTTTGACTTTGGGGGGGCTAATTCTGTGCAGGTTTGTGTCGCGCTGTCAGGCAACCAGGTTCCAACAGTAGGCGATTTTGCCTTTGGGGCTAGTTTAGGCAACAACAGTGGGGATCCGGCCCGTTTCCAGATAGTGAATCAGGCTGCACTGCTGACAGACAATACGTTTGTGTCAGTGAATCCAGCGGATATCACAACCAACACGATGAGTTTTACGGCTGTGGCTGCTTGTCCGTAA
- a CDS encoding glucokinase, whose protein sequence is MTYLLAGDIGGTKTILRLVTITNEQLTTEFEKQYVSNQFPDLVPMVQTFTAEAGNQLSKDVQPERACFAIAGPVVNNTSRLTNLAWHLAGDRLAQELHLDTAILINDFEAIGYGVLGLADADIHTLQAGKPSEQAPVAVIGAGTGLGQGFLMRHGGKSTVFPSEGGHADFAPRSELEFQLLKYLRDKHQIIRVSAERVVSGQGVVAIYQFLRDRGIAQESPDLADVITTWEKEAGVTPKTVDPAAAISQAAQRGEDSLAKQTMDIFVSAYGAEAGNLALKLLPYGGLYIAGGIAAKNLPLMTTGTFMDAFTNKGRVSKLLEDIPVHIVLNPQVGLIGAARRAGEG, encoded by the coding sequence ATGACGTACCTGCTTGCTGGTGATATTGGCGGTACTAAAACGATTTTGCGGCTGGTGACGATAACGAATGAGCAACTCACCACCGAATTTGAAAAACAGTATGTCTCAAATCAGTTTCCAGATTTAGTGCCGATGGTGCAAACCTTTACTGCCGAGGCCGGAAATCAGTTAAGCAAGGATGTACAGCCGGAGCGTGCATGCTTTGCGATCGCAGGGCCTGTGGTCAACAACACCTCTCGATTGACCAACCTCGCCTGGCATTTGGCGGGCGATCGCCTGGCTCAGGAGCTTCACCTCGACACAGCAATTCTGATCAACGATTTTGAAGCTATCGGCTATGGTGTTCTGGGTCTCGCTGATGCAGATATCCACACCCTGCAGGCCGGGAAACCCAGCGAGCAGGCCCCTGTTGCCGTAATCGGCGCAGGCACCGGGCTCGGCCAGGGGTTCTTGATGCGCCACGGCGGCAAATCCACGGTTTTTCCCTCCGAGGGCGGGCATGCCGATTTTGCACCCCGCTCAGAACTGGAGTTTCAGTTGTTGAAATATCTGCGCGACAAACATCAAATTATTCGCGTCTCTGCGGAGCGGGTGGTCTCAGGACAGGGCGTTGTAGCCATCTACCAGTTCTTACGCGATCGCGGCATCGCCCAGGAATCCCCTGACCTGGCTGACGTGATTACCACCTGGGAAAAGGAAGCGGGGGTAACCCCCAAAACGGTAGATCCTGCTGCAGCCATTTCCCAAGCTGCCCAGCGAGGGGAAGACAGCCTCGCTAAACAAACCATGGATATTTTTGTTAGCGCCTATGGGGCTGAAGCTGGCAATCTTGCGCTCAAATTGCTGCCCTATGGTGGCCTTTATATTGCGGGGGGGATTGCGGCTAAAAACCTCCCCCTGATGACAACGGGCACCTTTATGGATGCATTTACTAACAAAGGCCGCGTGAGCAAACTGTTAGAAGACATCCCGGTACATATTGTGCTCAATCCCCAAGTGGGCCTGATCGGTGCCGCCCGCCGAGCGGGAGAGGGATAG
- a CDS encoding GNAT family N-acetyltransferase, which yields MNARYKLAQLKDLDLLLQLVEEFYEFDHHSFDHDKAHKALSDLIKNEGYGRIWLILVGDRPAGYVAITLGYSLEYQGRDAFVDEIFLREAYRGQGIGTQTFAFLEAECQKLGVNALHLEVMLENRKAYDFYRKLKYVDRQSSLLTKWL from the coding sequence ATGAACGCTCGCTATAAACTTGCTCAACTCAAGGACTTAGACCTGCTGCTGCAGCTTGTAGAAGAATTCTATGAATTTGACCATCATTCCTTCGATCACGACAAAGCCCATAAAGCCCTCAGCGACCTTATCAAAAATGAAGGCTATGGCCGCATCTGGTTGATTTTGGTGGGCGATCGCCCGGCGGGGTATGTAGCGATTACCCTGGGCTACAGCCTGGAATATCAGGGGCGAGATGCCTTTGTGGATGAGATTTTCCTGCGGGAAGCCTACCGGGGGCAGGGCATTGGCACCCAAACCTTTGCCTTTTTAGAAGCAGAATGTCAGAAGCTTGGGGTCAACGCACTCCACCTAGAGGTAATGCTCGAGAATCGTAAAGCTTACGATTTTTATCGCAAATTGAAATATGTAGATCGGCAAAGTTCTTTATTAACTAAATGGCTTTAA
- a CDS encoding cation transporter → MASVTVFAGIELWVGLMSHSLTLRADSGHMLADGLALGIALTAAWAAQRSQPAANGNRRYELVAALINGLALLAMAAWIGREALMHWHGQPTEILSLPMLITALLGLLVNGLNLYWLHGEIHQDLNLRGVFLHILADLLGSVGAILAALAVTFLQWTWADTLIGAVVALMIALSALPLLWQSLQRLIAQDKSANLAAPLEQLGWMEVGTTDLSHIIAKSDSHP, encoded by the coding sequence ATGGCCAGCGTAACCGTGTTTGCCGGGATTGAGCTTTGGGTGGGGTTGATGAGCCATAGCCTGACCCTGCGAGCGGATTCAGGGCATATGCTCGCGGATGGACTGGCCCTCGGAATTGCCCTCACCGCCGCTTGGGCTGCCCAGCGATCGCAGCCTGCTGCTAACGGCAACCGTCGTTATGAACTTGTGGCCGCCCTCATCAATGGCCTTGCCTTACTAGCGATGGCCGCCTGGATTGGGCGCGAAGCGCTCATGCACTGGCACGGGCAACCCACCGAAATTTTGAGCTTGCCCATGCTGATCACCGCGCTCTTGGGGCTCCTGGTCAATGGCCTCAACTTGTACTGGTTGCACGGTGAGATTCACCAAGACCTTAATCTGCGAGGCGTTTTCCTGCACATTCTGGCTGATCTCTTAGGCTCGGTGGGGGCGATTCTGGCAGCGCTAGCCGTAACCTTTCTGCAATGGACTTGGGCGGATACGCTCATTGGCGCAGTTGTGGCCTTGATGATTGCCCTGAGTGCCCTGCCACTGTTGTGGCAAAGTCTGCAGCGCCTTATAGCTCAAGACAAGTCAGCCAACTTGGCTGCCCCATTAGAACAATTGGGGTGGATGGAAGTCGGCACCACTGACTTGTCTCATATAATCGCAAAGTCAGACAGCCACCCCTGA
- a CDS encoding gas vesicle protein GvpG: protein MLRLLLAPITGPFTGVTWIAEKILDQVEDQTNDLEVLQKRLLALQLAFDMGDVPEADFETQEEALLLEIQALQDQANEED from the coding sequence GTGTTACGATTGCTGCTTGCACCCATTACCGGACCATTTACCGGGGTGACCTGGATTGCAGAAAAGATTCTAGATCAGGTTGAGGATCAAACCAACGACCTCGAAGTGTTACAAAAGCGGTTGTTGGCCCTGCAACTTGCCTTTGATATGGGCGATGTGCCTGAGGCAGACTTTGAGACCCAAGAAGAAGCCCTACTTCTAGAAATTCAAGCGCTACAAGATCAGGCCAATGAAGAAGATTAA
- a CDS encoding HAD-IIB family hydrolase — translation MTALILFSDLDGTLLNTEDYNYTAALPVIERLKAQGIPVIPVTSKTRAEVETLIQEIGLTGPFVVENGSAIYIPRETCPFALPEGEDQGPYRVLQLGVAYVMSRAGLKAIAQEIGRPLKGFGDLSVEQVQQLTGLDTHDAKQAKMREFTEPFLTPKNIEPAKLTAAVEAMGFRVVVGDRFSHLIGGEAGKGVAVHQLVSLYSTTLPETETIVTVGLGNSPNDLDMLENVDQAIVLPGKSGPHPKLGDRGWQIAPEPAPEGWAMAVTQVLES, via the coding sequence ATGACTGCGCTGATCCTTTTTTCTGACCTGGATGGCACGCTGCTGAACACCGAAGACTATAACTACACTGCTGCGCTACCCGTGATCGAGCGCCTGAAAGCTCAAGGCATTCCCGTGATTCCGGTTACGAGCAAAACCCGTGCCGAGGTAGAAACCCTGATCCAGGAAATTGGGCTGACGGGGCCGTTTGTGGTAGAAAATGGCAGCGCTATTTACATCCCTCGCGAGACCTGCCCTTTTGCCCTGCCAGAAGGGGAAGATCAAGGCCCCTATCGGGTGTTGCAATTGGGGGTGGCTTATGTGATGTCGCGGGCTGGGTTAAAAGCGATCGCCCAAGAGATTGGACGCCCGCTCAAAGGCTTTGGGGATTTATCGGTAGAACAGGTGCAGCAGTTAACTGGGCTAGATACCCACGATGCTAAACAGGCCAAAATGCGAGAGTTTACCGAACCGTTTTTGACCCCTAAAAACATTGAGCCAGCCAAACTTACCGCGGCAGTGGAAGCGATGGGTTTTCGGGTGGTAGTCGGCGATCGCTTCTCCCATTTAATTGGGGGGGAGGCTGGAAAAGGGGTTGCCGTACATCAACTCGTGTCGCTCTACAGTACAACGTTGCCTGAAACAGAAACCATTGTCACCGTCGGATTAGGGAACAGCCCCAACGACCTGGACATGCTAGAAAATGTGGATCAGGCGATTGTGCTGCCAGGCAAATCTGGCCCCCACCCCAAACTCGGCGATCGCGGTTGGCAAATTGCACCCGAACCTGCCCCTGAAGGCTGGGCGATGGCGGTAACTCAGGTGTTGGAATCCTAA